One Amorphoplanes digitatis genomic window carries:
- a CDS encoding M16 family metallopeptidase: MSLVATRPGPGEPRPYTFPAVRRVQVAGGEVVAAHMPGQYLATAALLLDAGGARETAGREGTATVLAKCLEEGTSVRDSAAFALALEGLGAELSTSVDWDAFRVGVSVPAGLLPRAVALLAEAARTPRLDPADVARVRDDEVTGLRMDWAQPGPRADAALRMDLFGTGERYGRPLHGDPTSVAAVTTEDVAAFHDSWFSRAGVLLVAGDLERLDLAELGALAFAGTSGAPLTPAPPLEVSIGTGRRVLLVDRPGSVQSTLRLGHRAPERAHPQYVPLTLAATVLGGAFTSRLNHLIREVKGYTYGIRADFAMTRRFGRFGVSTSVQTAVTAPALVDTVGEITRTWQDGVTEEELEVARTWRAGQLTVEMQTPGSIASSLATLVVHGLPDDYYATLRQGLLGATVADVSLAAETHLHPDGLTLVIEGDAALIREELAATGIGEIVTVEV, from the coding sequence ATGAGCCTCGTCGCCACGCGACCCGGCCCGGGCGAGCCGCGGCCCTACACCTTCCCGGCCGTCCGGCGGGTCCAGGTCGCCGGCGGCGAGGTCGTCGCCGCGCACATGCCGGGCCAGTACCTGGCCACCGCCGCGCTGCTGCTCGACGCCGGCGGCGCCCGCGAGACCGCGGGTCGGGAGGGCACGGCGACCGTGCTCGCCAAGTGCCTCGAGGAGGGCACGTCGGTCCGGGACTCGGCGGCGTTCGCGCTGGCCCTGGAGGGCCTGGGTGCCGAGCTCTCCACCTCGGTCGACTGGGACGCGTTCCGCGTCGGCGTGTCCGTACCGGCGGGCCTGCTGCCGCGGGCCGTCGCCCTGCTGGCGGAGGCGGCACGGACCCCGCGCCTGGATCCGGCCGATGTCGCGCGTGTGCGCGACGACGAGGTGACCGGGCTGCGGATGGACTGGGCGCAGCCCGGCCCGCGGGCGGACGCCGCCCTGCGGATGGACCTCTTCGGCACCGGCGAGCGGTACGGCCGCCCGCTGCACGGCGACCCCACGTCGGTGGCCGCCGTGACCACCGAGGACGTGGCGGCGTTCCACGACTCCTGGTTCTCCCGCGCCGGTGTGCTGCTGGTCGCGGGCGACCTCGAGCGGCTCGACCTGGCGGAGCTGGGTGCGCTCGCGTTCGCGGGCACGTCCGGCGCGCCGCTGACGCCGGCGCCGCCGCTGGAGGTGTCGATCGGCACCGGCCGCCGGGTGCTGCTCGTCGACCGGCCGGGCTCGGTGCAGTCGACGCTGCGCCTCGGCCACCGTGCGCCGGAGCGGGCACACCCGCAGTACGTGCCGCTGACCCTGGCGGCGACGGTGCTGGGCGGGGCGTTCACGTCCCGGCTCAACCATCTGATCCGCGAGGTGAAGGGCTACACGTACGGCATTCGCGCCGACTTCGCGATGACCCGGCGGTTCGGCCGGTTCGGCGTCAGCACCTCGGTGCAGACGGCGGTGACCGCGCCGGCGCTCGTCGACACGGTCGGCGAGATCACCCGGACCTGGCAGGACGGCGTGACCGAGGAGGAGCTGGAGGTGGCCCGGACGTGGCGGGCCGGGCAGCTCACGGTCGAGATGCAGACGCCGGGTTCGATCGCCAGCTCGCTGGCCACGCTCGTGGTGCACGGCCTGCCCGACGACTACTACGCGACGCTGCGGCAGGGCCTGCTCGGCGCGACGGTCGCCGACGTCTCGCTCGCCGCGGAGACGCACCTGCACCCGGACGGGCTGACCTTGGTCATCGAGGGCGACGCGGCGCTGATCCGCGAGGAACTGGCGGCGACCGGCATCGGCGAGATCGTCACCGTGGAGGTCTGA
- a CDS encoding M16 family metallopeptidase, which translates to MSAQPAPVAETGYPWPIETARLDNGLRVVVSEDNSAPVVCVNLWYDVGSRHEPAGQTGFAHLFEHLMFEGSQHVEKTEHMKLVQGSGGSLNATTNPDRTNYFETLPAEHLELGLWLEADRMGGLVPALTQETLDNQREVVKNERRQRYDNVPYGDAWLRLLPLLYPEGHPYHHATIGSMEDLNAAGLDTFKAFHQQYYAPNNAVLTVVGDASPATVFALAEKYFGAIEAVPDIPPAPRGHLTGAATEPVTETVTGKVPAPRIYLSHRTHPFGTAGYDAVTVLATVLGSGRGSRLYQRLADGARIAQPDYIGAYGVDLAHAPAPLIVTATAKDGVDAATLTAGVAEVLDGMATEPVTDAELERAKALLTTSWWRQMSTVGGRADTLGRYATQFGDAASAAYRLPQLLAVTAQDIADAARTLDPQSRVTLTYLPEEGTEA; encoded by the coding sequence GTGTCTGCTCAGCCCGCGCCGGTCGCCGAGACCGGCTATCCGTGGCCCATCGAAACCGCGCGCCTGGACAACGGGCTGCGCGTCGTCGTCAGCGAGGACAACAGCGCGCCCGTGGTGTGCGTGAACCTCTGGTACGACGTCGGCTCACGGCACGAACCCGCCGGCCAGACCGGCTTCGCGCACCTCTTCGAGCACCTGATGTTCGAGGGCTCGCAGCACGTCGAGAAGACCGAGCACATGAAGCTGGTGCAGGGCTCCGGCGGTTCGCTCAACGCGACCACCAACCCGGACCGGACCAACTACTTCGAGACGCTGCCGGCCGAGCACCTCGAGCTCGGCCTGTGGCTGGAGGCCGACCGGATGGGCGGCCTGGTGCCGGCGCTGACCCAGGAGACCCTGGACAACCAGCGCGAGGTGGTCAAGAACGAGCGCCGGCAGCGCTACGACAACGTGCCGTACGGCGACGCCTGGCTGCGCCTGCTGCCGCTGCTGTACCCCGAGGGGCACCCCTACCATCACGCGACGATCGGGTCGATGGAGGACCTGAACGCCGCCGGCCTGGACACCTTCAAGGCCTTCCACCAGCAGTACTACGCGCCGAACAACGCGGTGCTCACCGTCGTCGGTGACGCGTCGCCGGCCACGGTCTTCGCCCTCGCCGAGAAGTACTTCGGCGCGATCGAGGCGGTGCCCGACATCCCGCCTGCGCCGCGCGGGCACCTCACCGGCGCGGCCACCGAGCCGGTCACCGAGACCGTGACCGGCAAGGTGCCGGCGCCGCGGATCTACCTGTCGCACCGCACCCATCCGTTCGGCACGGCCGGATACGACGCCGTCACCGTGCTCGCCACCGTGCTGGGCAGCGGCCGCGGCAGCCGGCTCTACCAGCGGCTCGCCGACGGCGCCCGGATCGCCCAGCCCGACTACATCGGCGCGTACGGTGTCGATCTCGCGCACGCCCCGGCGCCGCTGATCGTCACCGCCACCGCCAAAGACGGCGTCGACGCGGCGACGCTCACGGCCGGGGTCGCGGAGGTGCTGGACGGCATGGCCACCGAGCCGGTCACCGACGCGGAGCTGGAACGGGCCAAGGCCCTGCTGACCACCTCGTGGTGGCGGCAGATGTCCACTGTGGGTGGCCGCGCCGACACCCTCGGCCGCTATGCGACCCAGTTCGGCGACGCGGCGAGCGCCGCGTACCGGCTGCCGCAGTTGCTGGCCGTGACGGCGCAGGACATCGCCGACGCCGCGCGCACGCTCGATCCGCAGTCCCGCGTGACCCTGACGTACCTGCCCGAGGAAGGAACCGAAGCATGA
- a CDS encoding LysR substrate-binding domain-containing protein has protein sequence MLDVHRLRLLRELDRRGTLAAVARALSYSPSAISQQLTQLESETGATLLEHVGRGVRLTEQARILVRHTDVILERLELAEADLARSMTEVTGGLRVASFQSVMLALVPSALSSLAARHPALRVQIAHCDAAAAIAGLVAHDFDLVLGEEYPGLPQPRMPGVDEEDLSHDEMRFAVPPDGPWSRARLPDLAGAPFVFDPADLAPGQWARNMCRDAGFEPDVRFASGDLLLQVRLVETGHAVAFLPDLLWTDRSPGPVRLHHLPGRPRRRLFTAVRAGAGGQPRIRVFREALRASVAPGE, from the coding sequence ATGCTGGACGTTCATCGGCTGCGGCTGCTCCGCGAGCTGGACCGGCGCGGCACCCTGGCCGCCGTGGCGCGGGCACTGTCGTACAGCCCCTCGGCCATATCGCAGCAGCTCACGCAGCTTGAGTCCGAGACCGGCGCGACCCTGCTCGAGCACGTCGGTCGCGGCGTACGGCTCACCGAGCAGGCCCGGATCCTGGTCCGGCACACCGACGTGATCCTCGAACGGCTCGAGCTCGCCGAGGCGGATCTGGCCCGGAGCATGACGGAGGTCACGGGCGGCCTGCGGGTCGCCTCGTTCCAGTCGGTGATGCTCGCGCTCGTGCCGTCCGCCCTGTCGTCGCTCGCCGCCCGGCATCCCGCGCTGCGCGTCCAGATCGCCCACTGCGACGCCGCGGCCGCCATCGCCGGGCTGGTCGCGCACGACTTCGACCTGGTGCTCGGCGAGGAGTACCCGGGCCTGCCGCAGCCCCGGATGCCCGGCGTCGACGAGGAGGACCTCTCCCACGACGAGATGCGGTTCGCCGTGCCGCCCGACGGGCCGTGGAGCCGGGCCCGGCTTCCGGACCTGGCCGGTGCGCCGTTCGTCTTCGACCCCGCCGACCTCGCGCCCGGGCAGTGGGCGCGGAACATGTGCCGCGACGCCGGCTTCGAGCCCGACGTGCGGTTCGCCAGCGGCGACCTGCTGCTACAGGTCCGGCTCGTGGAGACCGGGCACGCGGTCGCGTTCCTGCCCGACCTGCTCTGGACCGACCGCTCGCCGGGACCGGTGCGGCTGCACCACCTGCCCGGCCGGCCCCGGCGGCGGCTGTTCACCGCGGTGCGCGCCGGCGCCGGCGGGCAGCCCCGGATCCGGGTCTTCCGGGAGGCGCTGCGCGCCAGTGTCGCGCCCGGGGAATGA
- a CDS encoding EamA family transporter, whose amino-acid sequence MRNAVFMVLGSCASLQIGAALAAHLFPATGSAGATLLRLSMAAAVLLVLARPAVRAWRRDQWREVLLLGATLAGMNGFFYAAIARIPLGVAVTIEFLGPLTLAAVLSRRGRDLIWVALAAAGIPALGWTGPHAAGLDPLGVAYVLVAAVFWALYILASARAGAAVPGQGGLAVAMTAGALLLIPGGLAGAGAALTSPHLLLLALGTGLLASVIPYTLEMSALRRLPRPVFGVLLSLEPAVAALAGWLLLSQSLSLQAVAGVAIVVLASIGSTVSSVRGSVAVS is encoded by the coding sequence ATGCGAAACGCCGTCTTCATGGTTCTCGGCTCGTGCGCCAGCCTGCAGATCGGCGCGGCCCTTGCCGCCCACCTCTTCCCGGCGACCGGCAGCGCCGGCGCGACCCTCCTGCGCCTGTCCATGGCGGCGGCCGTGCTGCTGGTGCTGGCCCGCCCGGCGGTCCGGGCCTGGCGCCGCGACCAGTGGCGCGAGGTGCTGCTGCTCGGCGCGACGCTGGCCGGCATGAACGGCTTCTTCTACGCGGCGATCGCCCGGATCCCGCTCGGCGTCGCGGTGACGATCGAGTTCCTCGGCCCCCTGACGCTGGCGGCGGTGCTGTCCCGTCGCGGCCGCGACCTCATCTGGGTCGCGCTGGCCGCCGCCGGCATACCGGCGCTCGGCTGGACCGGCCCGCACGCCGCCGGCCTTGACCCGCTCGGCGTGGCATACGTGCTGGTCGCGGCGGTGTTCTGGGCGCTGTACATCCTGGCGAGCGCCCGGGCCGGCGCGGCGGTGCCGGGCCAGGGCGGCCTGGCCGTGGCGATGACGGCCGGCGCCCTCCTGCTGATACCGGGCGGCCTGGCCGGCGCCGGCGCGGCGCTGACCTCGCCGCACCTGCTGCTGCTCGCGCTGGGCACCGGCCTGCTGGCCTCGGTGATCCCGTACACGCTCGAGATGTCGGCGCTGCGCCGGCTGCCGCGGCCGGTCTTCGGCGTCCTGCTGAGCCTGGAACCGGCGGTGGCGGCACTGGCCGGCTGGCTCCTGCTGTCACAGTCCCTCTCCCTGCAAGCCGTCGCCGGGGTGGCGATCGTGGTCCTGGCCAGCATCGGATCGACGGTCTCCAGCGTCCGCGGTTCCGTCGCCGTTTCTTGA
- the arfB gene encoding alternative ribosome rescue aminoacyl-tRNA hydrolase ArfB — protein MADVLIRPGLAIPEAELNWRFSRSSGPGGQGVNTTDSRVELSWNLLTSGLLSPALKERAVERLGSRLVDGVLTITASEHRSQLRNREAAEARLAMRVGEAIAPPPRQRRPTKPSRGSVERRIGEKKRRAQIKRNRRGEMD, from the coding sequence ATGGCCGACGTGCTGATCCGGCCGGGGCTCGCCATCCCCGAGGCCGAGCTGAACTGGCGGTTCTCCCGCTCCAGCGGCCCCGGCGGCCAGGGCGTGAACACGACCGACTCGCGGGTCGAGCTGTCCTGGAACCTGCTGACGTCCGGCCTGCTCTCGCCCGCGCTGAAGGAGCGCGCGGTCGAGCGCCTCGGCAGCCGGCTCGTCGACGGCGTGCTGACCATCACCGCGTCCGAGCACCGCTCCCAGCTCCGCAACCGCGAGGCGGCCGAGGCCCGCCTCGCCATGCGGGTCGGCGAGGCCATCGCGCCCCCGCCCCGCCAGCGCCGCCCGACCAAGCCGTCCCGCGGCTCGGTCGAGCGCCGCATCGGCGAGAAGAAGCGCCGAGCCCAGATCAAACGCAACCGCCGCGGCGAGATGGACTGA
- a CDS encoding inositol monophosphatase family protein, translating to MTDYTDLLSTAHHAVDLARDIMRTMQPGVLTAKGDRDMASEVDYAIEDRVRTFLAEHTPEIGFLGEENGLSGATDGLMWALDPVDGTVNFVHGSPLCAISLGLIAENRSVLGIVDLPFLGNRYSAAEGNGADADGQPIVVSTTRRVSEAVVALGDYAVGKGAVEKNRARFALTQRLAMSVQRVRMHGSAAIDLAWLAAGQVDAVVILANKPWDTAAGVVIAREAGALIADLDGSAHSFESSATIAANPGLLSAILDLAVSR from the coding sequence ATGACCGACTACACGGACCTGCTATCGACGGCCCACCATGCCGTCGACCTGGCCCGCGACATCATGCGCACCATGCAGCCGGGCGTCCTGACCGCCAAGGGCGACCGGGACATGGCGAGCGAGGTCGACTACGCCATCGAGGACCGGGTCCGCACCTTCCTCGCCGAGCACACCCCAGAGATCGGCTTTCTCGGCGAGGAGAACGGCCTCAGCGGAGCGACGGACGGCTTGATGTGGGCCCTGGACCCGGTGGACGGCACCGTCAACTTCGTACACGGGTCACCGCTCTGCGCCATCTCACTCGGTCTCATCGCCGAGAACCGTTCCGTCCTGGGCATCGTCGACCTGCCCTTTCTCGGCAATCGCTACTCCGCGGCCGAAGGCAACGGCGCCGACGCAGACGGTCAACCCATCGTGGTCAGCACGACGCGACGAGTCAGCGAAGCCGTGGTGGCCCTCGGCGACTACGCCGTCGGCAAGGGGGCTGTCGAGAAGAACCGAGCCAGGTTCGCACTCACGCAGAGGCTCGCCATGAGTGTGCAGCGCGTCCGCATGCACGGGTCAGCCGCTATCGACCTGGCATGGCTGGCCGCCGGCCAAGTCGATGCTGTCGTCATATTGGCCAACAAGCCGTGGGACACCGCGGCCGGCGTCGTCATCGCTCGGGAAGCCGGCGCGCTGATAGCGGACCTCGACGGATCGGCACACAGCTTCGAGTCGTCCGCAACGATCGCAGCTAACCCGGGCCTTCTCAGCGCCATCCTCGATCTCGCCGTCAGCCGCTGA
- a CDS encoding AAA family ATPase, giving the protein MSRKPILVVVSGPPGAGKTTLAHRLARKIGCPAICRDEIKEGMVHATGDFVAAPGDQLTLRTLPTFFQVLELLLNAGVTTVAEAAFQDRLWRPHLQHLGEIADIRVVHCQVTAEIARTRIQLRQGENSTRRAHADTHLSTRQTHAAEHNSFHRVQLNVPEIDVDTSDEYRPDLDEIATFVQAGR; this is encoded by the coding sequence GTGAGCAGAAAACCGATCCTCGTCGTCGTGAGCGGCCCGCCCGGCGCCGGCAAGACCACCCTGGCCCATCGGCTCGCCCGCAAGATCGGCTGTCCGGCAATCTGCCGGGATGAGATCAAAGAGGGAATGGTCCACGCCACCGGCGACTTCGTCGCCGCTCCCGGCGACCAACTCACTCTGCGCACCTTGCCGACGTTCTTCCAGGTACTCGAGCTACTCCTGAACGCGGGCGTCACCACGGTGGCCGAAGCAGCCTTCCAGGACCGGCTCTGGCGCCCACACCTGCAACACCTAGGCGAAATCGCCGACATCCGAGTCGTCCACTGTCAGGTCACTGCGGAAATCGCCAGGACCCGCATCCAGCTCCGACAGGGCGAGAACAGCACCCGCCGCGCACACGCCGACACGCATCTCTCCACCCGGCAAACGCATGCGGCAGAACACAACAGTTTTCACCGCGTCCAGCTCAACGTCCCCGAGATCGACGTCGACACCAGCGACGAATACCGCCCCGACCTCGACGAAATCGCTACCTTCGTCCAGGCCGGGCGATAA
- a CDS encoding 3-methyladenine DNA glycosylase, with translation MRISETHALTTVLPSVSWIPLARAHTERADEMTAGHRARKAKGEKHAIEDFLYDYYGTRPAQLRRWHPGIGTGLAAAPGGLAEHSAWKWYKAHTDGVVTLDVEAYMHARGESVRYIHGLLTATASRPAFSGCFGLHEWAMVYRQPEHRHSLPLRLGQAGTDEVVEQHPVRCTHFDAFRFFTPEAVGLNRLQPTRATQVDLDQPGCLHAAMDCHKWASKLGPAVPGALALDCFALAGDIRLLDMQASPYDLSSYGQEPVKIETAEGKAEYVARQREFARRAAALRHRLIRVCDELLGPALAAENRNAVAPHNT, from the coding sequence ATGCGGATCAGCGAAACCCACGCGCTGACCACCGTGCTGCCCTCGGTCAGCTGGATCCCGCTGGCCCGAGCCCACACCGAGCGCGCCGACGAGATGACAGCCGGCCACCGCGCCCGCAAGGCCAAGGGCGAGAAGCACGCGATAGAGGATTTTCTGTACGACTACTACGGCACCCGCCCCGCCCAACTTCGCCGCTGGCACCCCGGCATCGGCACCGGCCTGGCCGCCGCGCCCGGCGGGCTGGCCGAGCACTCGGCCTGGAAGTGGTACAAGGCACACACCGACGGCGTGGTCACGCTCGACGTCGAGGCATACATGCACGCCCGCGGCGAGAGCGTGCGCTACATACACGGCCTGCTCACGGCGACCGCGTCGCGGCCCGCGTTCTCGGGCTGCTTCGGCCTGCACGAGTGGGCGATGGTCTACCGCCAGCCGGAGCACCGGCACTCGCTGCCGCTGCGCCTCGGCCAGGCCGGCACCGACGAGGTGGTCGAGCAGCACCCGGTCCGCTGCACCCACTTCGACGCGTTCCGCTTCTTCACCCCGGAGGCGGTCGGCCTTAACCGCCTCCAGCCGACCCGCGCCACCCAGGTCGACCTGGACCAGCCCGGCTGCCTGCACGCGGCGATGGACTGCCACAAGTGGGCGAGCAAGCTCGGCCCGGCGGTGCCCGGCGCACTCGCACTCGACTGCTTCGCCCTGGCCGGCGACATCCGCCTGCTCGACATGCAGGCCAGCCCGTACGACCTGTCCTCATACGGCCAGGAGCCGGTGAAAATCGAGACCGCGGAGGGCAAGGCCGAGTACGTGGCCCGCCAACGCGAATTCGCTCGCCGCGCGGCCGCCCTACGCCACCGCCTGATCCGCGTCTGCGACGAACTGCTGGGCCCGGCCCTCGCGGCCGAGAACCGCAACGCCGTGGCCCCCCACAACACCTGA
- a CDS encoding fumarylacetoacetate hydrolase family protein, which yields MRFARFVHAGGVSFGVVEGEAGAGVKGLTVAEIGSLPFEQVRFTGQRWALADVRLLAPIFSSKVIGVGRNYAEHAAELGNEVPKEPLIFIKPSTSVIGPNDAIRIPPQSNQVEHEAELAVVIGATGARRVDRAGAEKAIFGYTCGNDVTARDLQRTDPQWTRAKGFDSFCPIGPWIETELDVSDLEVRCEVGRDPNAMEVRQLGRTKDMVFDVPTLVSYVSHVMTLLPGDIILTGTPAGVSRIVTGETVSVSVQGIGELRNPVVSLD from the coding sequence GTGCGTTTCGCTCGTTTTGTTCATGCCGGTGGCGTGTCCTTCGGAGTCGTCGAGGGTGAGGCGGGTGCCGGCGTCAAGGGCCTGACCGTCGCCGAGATCGGCAGTCTCCCGTTCGAGCAGGTGCGCTTCACCGGTCAGCGCTGGGCCCTGGCCGACGTCCGGCTGCTCGCGCCGATCTTCTCCAGCAAGGTGATCGGCGTCGGCCGCAACTACGCCGAGCACGCCGCCGAGCTGGGCAACGAGGTGCCGAAGGAGCCGCTGATCTTCATCAAGCCGTCCACCTCGGTGATCGGCCCGAACGACGCGATCCGGATCCCGCCGCAGTCGAACCAGGTCGAGCACGAGGCCGAGCTGGCCGTGGTGATCGGCGCGACCGGCGCCCGCCGGGTGGACCGGGCCGGCGCGGAGAAGGCCATCTTCGGCTACACCTGCGGCAACGACGTGACCGCCCGGGATCTCCAGCGCACCGACCCGCAGTGGACGCGGGCCAAGGGCTTCGACTCGTTCTGCCCGATCGGGCCGTGGATCGAGACCGAGCTCGACGTCAGCGACCTCGAGGTGCGCTGCGAGGTGGGCCGCGATCCGAACGCGATGGAGGTGCGCCAGCTCGGCCGCACCAAGGACATGGTCTTCGACGTGCCGACCCTGGTGTCGTACGTGTCACACGTCATGACGCTGCTGCCCGGCGACATCATCCTGACCGGCACCCCGGCGGGGGTGAGCCGGATCGTCACCGGCGAGACCGTCTCGGTGAGCGTTCAGGGCATCGGGGAGCTGCGCAACCCGGTCGTCTCGCTGGACTGA
- a CDS encoding NAD(P)H-binding protein: MKILVTGATGGVGRLVVDELLALGATDVRALTVNPARAGLPDSVEVVRGFVGRPGTLPDALAGVDRMYLAPVIETNAQTCRLAAEAGVRRIVDMAGAKGDHWQAIEDGVEACGVPYVHLEPGEFMTNAGIWSAQIAAGDVVRDGYGSAANAPIACEDIAAVAARCLLEDGHEGRSYELTGPESLTRRQRVERIGAALGRELTYVDLPHEELVAQLTEAMGEYGRWYADGLAELARHPQAAVPTVAELTGRPATTFAEWARSTDVFG; encoded by the coding sequence ATGAAGATCCTCGTTACCGGCGCTACCGGGGGAGTCGGCCGGCTGGTCGTCGACGAGCTGCTCGCGCTCGGTGCCACCGACGTCCGCGCGCTCACGGTCAACCCCGCCCGGGCCGGCCTGCCGGACTCCGTCGAGGTCGTGCGGGGGTTCGTCGGCCGGCCCGGTACCCTGCCCGACGCCCTCGCCGGCGTCGACCGCATGTACCTGGCGCCGGTGATCGAGACCAACGCGCAGACCTGCCGGCTGGCGGCGGAGGCCGGGGTACGCCGCATCGTCGACATGGCCGGCGCCAAGGGCGATCACTGGCAGGCGATCGAGGACGGGGTCGAGGCGTGCGGGGTGCCGTACGTGCACCTGGAGCCGGGCGAGTTCATGACCAACGCCGGGATCTGGTCGGCGCAGATCGCGGCGGGCGACGTGGTCCGCGACGGCTACGGCTCGGCCGCGAACGCGCCCATCGCGTGCGAGGACATCGCCGCGGTCGCGGCCCGCTGCCTGCTCGAGGACGGGCACGAGGGCCGCTCGTACGAGCTGACGGGCCCGGAGTCGCTGACCAGGCGGCAACGGGTCGAGCGGATCGGCGCGGCGCTGGGCCGCGAGCTCACCTACGTCGACCTGCCGCACGAGGAGCTCGTCGCCCAGCTCACCGAGGCCATGGGCGAGTACGGCCGCTGGTACGCCGACGGCCTCGCCGAGCTGGCCCGGCACCCGCAGGCGGCGGTGCCGACCGTCGCCGAGCTCACCGGGCGGCCCGCCACGACGTTCGCCGAGTGGGCCCGGAGCACCGACGTCTTCGGGTAG
- a CDS encoding MBL fold metallo-hydrolase, which produces MTDTSVRRVDFGYFIRPAAETGTGAPRVEPCLGYLVDHPDGLLLVDTGMGAGPEVDAHYRPHRVPMAAALAAAGAAVGDVRHVVNCHLHFDHSGGNPELAGRPIYTQRAELDLARAGEHYTLPWLIDSPGAVYEELDGEAEILPGVVIVPTPGHTAGHQSLVVRRGDGTVIVAGQSHDHAVGFTGDVLARRAGRDGAGPPLPVPPAWMDRLLDFDPARVVFAHDNAVWTP; this is translated from the coding sequence GTGACGGACACCAGCGTGCGCAGGGTCGACTTCGGCTACTTCATCCGGCCCGCCGCCGAGACCGGCACGGGTGCGCCCCGCGTCGAGCCGTGCCTCGGCTATCTCGTCGACCACCCGGACGGCCTGCTGCTCGTCGACACCGGCATGGGTGCCGGTCCCGAGGTGGACGCGCACTACCGGCCGCACCGCGTCCCGATGGCGGCGGCGCTCGCCGCGGCCGGCGCCGCGGTCGGTGACGTACGGCACGTGGTCAACTGCCACCTGCACTTCGACCACAGCGGCGGCAACCCCGAACTGGCGGGCCGGCCGATCTACACCCAGCGCGCCGAGCTGGACCTCGCCAGGGCAGGGGAGCACTACACGTTGCCCTGGCTGATCGACAGCCCGGGCGCGGTCTACGAGGAGCTGGACGGCGAGGCCGAGATCCTGCCGGGCGTGGTGATCGTGCCGACGCCGGGCCATACGGCCGGCCACCAGTCCCTGGTGGTGCGCCGCGGCGACGGCACGGTGATCGTCGCCGGGCAGAGCCACGACCACGCGGTGGGCTTCACGGGCGACGTGCTGGCCCGCCGGGCCGGGCGCGACGGTGCCGGGCCGCCGCTGCCGGTGCCGCCGGCCTGGATGGACCGGCTGCTGGATTTCGACCCGGCGCGGGTGGTGTTCGCACACGACAACGCCGTGTGGACACCGTGA
- a CDS encoding IclR family transcriptional regulator, giving the protein MSGVGVLDKAVVILAACVDGASLAELVDRTKLPRATAHRLAQALEIHRMLVRDTQGRWRPGPRLGELANAAPDVLLTAAEPLLSALRDATGESAQLYLRRADERICVAAAERASGLRDTVPVGSVLPMVAGSAAQILLAWEPPEAVMPLLPRCKFTGRTLAEVRRRGWAQSVAEREPGVASVSAPIRDRTGRVIASISISGPIERLGRRPGERHAMAVVRAGQRLSGL; this is encoded by the coding sequence ATGAGCGGTGTCGGCGTTCTCGACAAGGCGGTGGTCATCCTCGCGGCCTGTGTCGACGGCGCCAGCCTTGCCGAATTGGTCGACCGGACGAAGCTGCCGCGGGCGACCGCACACCGGCTGGCCCAGGCCTTGGAGATCCACCGGATGCTGGTCCGGGACACCCAGGGCCGCTGGCGCCCCGGGCCGCGCCTGGGCGAGCTCGCGAACGCGGCACCCGACGTGCTGCTGACGGCGGCGGAACCGCTGCTGTCGGCGCTGCGCGACGCGACCGGCGAGAGCGCGCAGCTGTATCTGCGCCGGGCGGACGAACGGATCTGCGTTGCCGCGGCGGAACGCGCGAGCGGCCTGCGCGACACCGTGCCCGTAGGCTCGGTGTTGCCGATGGTGGCCGGATCCGCAGCCCAGATTTTACTCGCCTGGGAGCCGCCGGAGGCCGTGATGCCGCTGCTTCCGCGCTGCAAGTTCACCGGCCGGACCCTCGCAGAGGTGCGCCGGCGCGGGTGGGCGCAGAGCGTCGCGGAGCGCGAGCCGGGTGTGGCAAGCGTCTCGGCGCCGATCCGCGACCGCACCGGCCGGGTGATCGCGTCGATCTCGATAAGCGGCCCCATCGAGCGGCTGGGCCGCCGCCCCGGCGAGCGCCACGCGATGGCCGTCGTCCGCGCCGGGCAGCGCCTGAGCGGCCTCTGA